From Streptomyces asiaticus, one genomic window encodes:
- a CDS encoding ScbA/BarX family gamma-butyrolactone biosynthesis protein yields MVIVREAHGLSEPSGPTGRPLSWSRTVAREAVHRVSVAEVLLTDVRNHGDNRFEAAAQWPRSHPTFPHGGDGRHHPLMIAETLRELGIYIPTRYYAVPAGAHFLIRDISYRLDPETEPRAPYGASDITCRAAVTDIRTSPCGRFVTGMRLDVVLSAGGKLFAWAGGTARFLDGTTYAETRAAAHGHTARRRLRAAVRPSPAQLAVPAARDVLVVRDGGVVYLDPADPRHPFFFDHWSDHMPGLVLLEGARQAAALATGGTLTRPVACRMKAIRFTESYPPAVVECTSHGRTCVFRLRQAGICTAVGVLRYL; encoded by the coding sequence ATGGTGATCGTTCGTGAGGCTCATGGCCTTTCGGAGCCGTCCGGTCCCACCGGGCGGCCGCTCAGCTGGTCCCGCACGGTGGCGCGGGAGGCGGTGCACCGGGTCTCGGTGGCCGAGGTGCTGCTCACCGATGTGCGCAACCACGGTGACAACCGGTTCGAGGCCGCGGCCCAGTGGCCGAGGTCCCATCCCACCTTCCCGCACGGCGGAGACGGCCGCCATCATCCGCTGATGATCGCGGAAACCCTGCGCGAGCTGGGGATCTACATCCCGACGCGGTACTACGCGGTGCCCGCGGGGGCGCACTTCCTGATCCGGGACATCTCCTACCGGCTGGACCCCGAGACCGAGCCCCGGGCGCCGTACGGGGCCTCCGACATCACCTGCCGGGCCGCCGTCACCGACATCCGCACCAGCCCCTGCGGACGCTTCGTCACCGGGATGCGGCTGGATGTCGTGCTGTCGGCGGGCGGCAAGCTCTTCGCATGGGCCGGGGGCACCGCGCGCTTCCTCGACGGCACCACCTACGCGGAGACCCGGGCCGCCGCCCACGGGCACACCGCGCGCCGCAGGTTGCGTGCCGCCGTACGGCCCTCACCTGCGCAACTGGCCGTTCCGGCGGCCCGGGACGTCCTGGTGGTGCGGGACGGGGGAGTGGTCTACCTCGACCCCGCCGACCCCCGTCATCCGTTCTTCTTCGACCACTGGAGCGACCATATGCCGGGCCTGGTGCTGCTGGAGGGCGCCCGGCAGGCGGCGGCGCTGGCCACCGGCGGGACGCTGACCCGGCCGGTCGCCTGCCGCATGAAGGCGATCCGCTTCACCGAGTCGTATCCGCCGGCCGTGGTCGAGTGCACCTCCCACGGCCGGACGTGTGTCTTCCGGCTGCGTCAGGCCGGTATCTGCACGGCGGTCGGCGTGCTCCGGTACCTCTGA
- a CDS encoding ScbR family autoregulator-binding transcription factor, producing MQERAEQTRRSLLEAAAFLFDERGYAGTSISDITSRSGHTSGAIYFHYTSKERLALAVVEEHFATWPPLIERFAALDAPPLEQLVRLSFAVARAFRDDIVVRAGARLWAERTLIEAPMPPPFVGWIDAVGQLMEKARAEGDLATHVDPLPAARTVVCAFFGLHTVSEALDGRRLVEDRLADLWTLLLPSLQARPGDASGLLALARADAAPPSE from the coding sequence GTGCAAGAACGGGCCGAGCAAACACGCCGATCCCTTCTGGAGGCCGCAGCGTTCCTTTTCGACGAACGGGGATACGCGGGCACGAGCATCAGCGACATCACCTCCCGGTCCGGCCACACCAGCGGCGCGATCTATTTCCACTACACGAGCAAGGAAAGGCTCGCCCTCGCCGTGGTGGAGGAGCACTTCGCCACCTGGCCCCCGCTGATCGAGCGCTTCGCCGCCCTCGACGCCCCGCCCCTGGAGCAACTCGTCCGGCTCAGCTTCGCGGTGGCCCGCGCCTTCCGCGATGACATCGTGGTGCGGGCCGGAGCCCGGCTGTGGGCCGAGCGCACCCTGATCGAGGCGCCCATGCCACCGCCCTTCGTGGGCTGGATCGACGCGGTGGGGCAGCTGATGGAGAAGGCGCGCGCCGAGGGCGATCTGGCCACGCATGTCGATCCGCTGCCCGCCGCCCGGACCGTCGTGTGCGCCTTCTTCGGGCTGCACACCGTCTCCGAGGCGCTCGACGGGCGGCGGCTGGTCGAGGACCGGCTGGCCGATCTGTGGACCCTGCTGCTGCCCTCCCTCCAGGCCCGGCCCGGGGACGCATCGGGCCTGCTGGCGCTCGCCCGCGCCGACGCCGCGCCGCCGTCAGAGTGA
- a CDS encoding ABC transporter ATP-binding protein, protein MSDTTSTPTSTPTGAPANTPASVPLLEVEDLQIELITDRGVVRAVDGVGFTIGPGETVTIIGESGSGKSTTAMGLLRLLPEGLAVLSGTARIFGADVIADATAAGRIRGRGVSLIPQDPMTALSPVHTVGRQLGEALRLRHPGMSRADARAKGVELLGRVRIPRPETRWGAYPHQFSGGMLQRVLIAIALAAEPRLLVADEPTSALDVTVQAGVLDLLMELQERTGIGILMITHDLGVARLVSDRIHVMRDGRFVESGPVEQIVDHPRERYTRDLLAAVPTLGPWDETPAAAVTEEAL, encoded by the coding sequence ATGAGCGACACGACGAGCACTCCGACGAGCACTCCGACGGGCGCCCCGGCGAACACCCCGGCGAGCGTCCCGCTGCTGGAGGTCGAGGACCTCCAGATCGAGCTGATCACCGACCGCGGTGTGGTGCGTGCGGTCGACGGGGTCGGCTTCACCATCGGCCCCGGCGAGACGGTGACCATCATCGGCGAGTCCGGCTCCGGCAAGTCCACCACCGCGATGGGGCTGCTGCGGCTGCTGCCCGAAGGGCTCGCCGTCCTCTCCGGAACCGCCCGGATCTTCGGCGCCGACGTCATCGCCGACGCCACCGCCGCCGGGCGGATCCGTGGCCGCGGGGTGTCCCTGATCCCCCAGGACCCGATGACCGCGCTCAGCCCGGTGCACACGGTCGGCCGTCAGCTGGGCGAGGCGCTCCGGCTGCGCCACCCGGGGATGTCCCGCGCCGACGCCCGCGCCAAGGGCGTCGAACTGCTCGGCCGGGTGCGGATCCCCCGCCCCGAGACCCGCTGGGGCGCCTACCCCCACCAGTTCTCCGGCGGCATGCTCCAGCGCGTCCTCATCGCCATCGCCCTGGCCGCCGAGCCCCGGCTGCTGGTGGCCGACGAGCCGACCTCGGCACTCGACGTCACCGTCCAGGCGGGCGTCCTCGACCTGCTGATGGAGCTCCAGGAACGCACCGGCATCGGCATCCTGATGATCACCCACGACCTGGGGGTGGCCCGGCTGGTCTCCGACCGCATCCACGTCATGCGCGACGGCCGTTTCGTGGAGTCGGGACCGGTGGAACAGATCGTGGACCACCCCCGCGAGCGGTACACCCGCGATCTGCTCGCCGCCGTGCCCACCCTGGGCCCCTGGGACGAGACCCCCGCGGCCGCCGTCACCGAGGAGGCGCTGTGA
- a CDS encoding ABC transporter permease, translating into MTRYLIRRLGQSVLTVFLTLSTVFVLVRMAPGDPAAALAGPNPSTADLARIREQFGLDRGLLTQYGLFLRDLFTGDLGTSYSFHAPALDVVLDRVPYTITLSLSAIALTTVVAVPLGVWMARRADTKRELGANVLTIAGQSMPDFWIGVMLLTLFAVAVPVLPASGFTTWGGLILPTVTVAILQMALISRLVRREMVAALASPYVTVARSRGVSTRVLTWRYAMGNSAIPVLTALGTRFAAMLNGVVVVEVVFGWPGVGSLVVRALETRDYPLIQATVLVTAALAVLVQLLIDLAYPLLDPRVRLGKAA; encoded by the coding sequence GTGACGCGCTATCTGATACGCCGCCTGGGCCAGAGCGTCCTGACCGTCTTCCTGACCCTCTCCACCGTCTTCGTCCTGGTCCGGATGGCCCCCGGTGACCCCGCCGCCGCCCTGGCCGGGCCCAACCCCTCCACCGCGGACCTCGCCCGGATCCGGGAGCAGTTCGGCCTCGACCGAGGACTGCTCACCCAGTACGGGCTCTTCCTGCGCGATCTGTTCACCGGCGACCTCGGCACCAGCTACTCCTTCCACGCGCCCGCCCTGGACGTGGTGCTGGACCGGGTGCCGTACACCATCACCCTCTCCCTCTCCGCGATCGCCCTGACCACGGTGGTGGCCGTGCCGCTCGGCGTGTGGATGGCCCGCCGGGCCGACACCAAGCGGGAGCTGGGCGCCAATGTGCTGACCATCGCCGGGCAGTCCATGCCGGACTTCTGGATCGGCGTGATGCTGCTGACCCTCTTCGCCGTGGCCGTCCCGGTGCTGCCCGCATCCGGCTTCACCACCTGGGGCGGACTGATCCTGCCCACCGTCACCGTGGCGATCCTCCAGATGGCGCTGATCTCCCGGCTGGTCCGCCGGGAGATGGTGGCGGCGCTCGCCTCGCCGTACGTCACCGTCGCCCGCTCCCGCGGGGTCTCGACCCGCGTACTGACCTGGCGCTACGCCATGGGCAACTCCGCCATCCCGGTGCTCACCGCGCTCGGCACCCGGTTCGCCGCGATGCTCAACGGAGTCGTGGTGGTCGAGGTGGTCTTCGGCTGGCCCGGGGTCGGCTCGCTGGTCGTCCGCGCCCTGGAGACCCGCGACTATCCGCTGATCCAGGCGACCGTGCTGGTCACCGCCGCGCTGGCGGTCCTCGTCCAACTCCTCATCGACCTGGCGTACCCGCTGCTCGACCCGCGGGTACGCCTGGGAAAGGCGGCCTGA
- a CDS encoding HAD family hydrolase, which produces MTAEKFLGWTPAAIVFDCDGTLMDSERHWEEAREVVLRSHGTAPDEEFARRTKGLHYTECGRMLAEFAGRPELADEMTGQLLDAFRRLVADDPVTMPGAPQLVAKAAVFAPLAVASNCPRDVVEDGLAKAGLLRYFGHVLVPEGDVRPKPYPDVYLEAARLCGAAPEDALAVEDSHCGFLSASRAGLRVLGVGPRKPVDEPPPVDVWVSTLADPDLVKWADSRVA; this is translated from the coding sequence ATGACAGCCGAAAAGTTTCTCGGATGGACCCCAGCCGCCATCGTCTTCGACTGTGACGGCACCCTGATGGATTCCGAACGACACTGGGAGGAGGCGCGCGAAGTGGTCCTCAGAAGCCATGGAACCGCCCCCGACGAGGAGTTCGCGCGGCGCACGAAGGGGCTCCACTACACCGAATGCGGCCGAATGCTGGCCGAATTCGCCGGTCGCCCCGAACTCGCCGACGAAATGACCGGACAACTCCTGGACGCCTTCCGCCGGCTGGTGGCCGACGACCCGGTCACCATGCCGGGGGCGCCCCAACTGGTCGCGAAGGCGGCCGTCTTCGCACCGCTGGCCGTGGCCAGCAACTGCCCGCGGGACGTCGTCGAGGACGGGCTCGCCAAGGCCGGGCTGCTGCGGTACTTCGGCCATGTGCTGGTCCCCGAGGGGGACGTGCGGCCCAAACCGTACCCGGACGTCTATCTGGAGGCCGCCCGGCTGTGCGGGGCGGCCCCCGAGGACGCCCTCGCGGTGGAGGACTCCCACTGCGGGTTTCTGTCCGCCTCGCGCGCCGGGCTGAGGGTGCTCGGCGTGGGCCCGCGGAAGCCGGTGGACGAGCCTCCGCCGGTCGATGTGTGGGTCTCCACCCTCGCCGACCCGGACCTGGTCAAGTGGGCGGACTCCCGGGTGGCCTGA
- a CDS encoding ATP-binding cassette domain-containing protein, which yields MSPTPLLAVEDLVVEYPVAGGVFRAVDGVSFAVPPGGALGIVGESGCGKSTIARSIVRLLRPTRGRILLDGTDIAGLPERRLRPLRKRVQMVFQDPYGSLDPHLTAEEIVAEPLRLNGVRSGAERARRAAALIDQVGLPAGALQRRPAEFSGGQRQRIGIARALASGPELLVCDEATSALDVSVQAQVLQLLRELQAEQGLAYIVISHNLGVVREISSEVVVMRAGRIVESGPTDTVLSAPADPCTRALRRAALDPTTMRGRKPRALVSAIAADQESVAADRESVATAQEPIAAGQEPGATQ from the coding sequence GTGAGCCCCACACCCCTGCTGGCCGTCGAGGACCTGGTGGTCGAATACCCGGTCGCCGGCGGAGTCTTCCGCGCGGTGGACGGCGTCAGCTTCGCCGTCCCGCCCGGCGGGGCGCTCGGCATCGTCGGCGAGTCCGGCTGCGGCAAGTCCACCATCGCCCGCTCCATCGTCCGGCTGCTGCGCCCCACCAGGGGCCGGATCCTGCTCGACGGAACCGATATCGCGGGCCTGCCCGAGCGGCGGCTGCGCCCGCTGCGCAAGCGGGTGCAGATGGTCTTCCAGGATCCGTACGGCTCCCTGGACCCGCATCTGACGGCCGAGGAGATCGTGGCCGAGCCGCTGCGGCTGAACGGCGTGCGCTCCGGGGCCGAACGCGCCCGCCGCGCCGCCGCCCTCATCGACCAGGTCGGGCTGCCCGCCGGTGCGCTCCAGCGCCGCCCGGCCGAGTTCTCCGGCGGTCAGCGGCAGCGGATCGGCATCGCCCGCGCCCTGGCCAGCGGCCCCGAGCTGCTGGTGTGCGACGAGGCCACCTCCGCGCTGGACGTCTCCGTACAGGCCCAGGTGCTCCAGCTGCTGCGGGAGCTCCAGGCCGAACAGGGGCTCGCCTACATCGTCATCTCGCACAACCTCGGTGTGGTCCGCGAGATCAGCTCCGAGGTGGTGGTGATGCGCGCCGGGAGGATCGTCGAATCCGGGCCCACCGACACGGTGCTCTCCGCGCCCGCCGACCCCTGCACCCGGGCGCTGCGACGGGCGGCGCTCGACCCGACGACCATGCGGGGACGCAAACCGCGCGCCCTCGTGTCCGCGATCGCGGCCGACCAGGAGTCCGTCGCGGCCGACCGGGAATCCGTCGCGACTGCGCAAGAACCCATCGCGGCCGGCCAGGAACCAGGAGCGACGCAGTGA
- a CDS encoding SCO0930 family lipoprotein, which translates to MEKRRHIAFAGVSVAMVLLTAACGSSKDNSAGSANVQPAGGSQTVGAGASASAGAGAAAGAGGGYEAGGDTGAGAGGEAERTGPAKQLAVKEDAKLGKFVTDSKGWTLYRFDEDTPKPAKSNCNDDCATKWPAVPADDAAATTGIEAGKLGSVTRADGTKQLTLAGWPVYRFAGDNKPGDTKGQGVGGTWNALAPDGKPAGKTAAADDSLQLMVNNNAELGKIIVDGKGMTVYRFNKDSAWPMKTGCLGACLDTWKPVKAVDTTKVAGLDAAKVTSFKRPDGTKQAAFDCWLLYTFTGDKKPGDINGQGVKGTWFAVTDKGKKAGQ; encoded by the coding sequence ATGGAGAAGCGGCGTCACATCGCATTCGCCGGGGTGTCGGTAGCGATGGTTCTGCTGACGGCGGCTTGCGGCAGCAGCAAGGACAACAGCGCGGGCAGCGCCAATGTGCAGCCGGCGGGTGGCAGCCAGACCGTGGGTGCGGGGGCCTCCGCGTCGGCGGGCGCGGGGGCCGCGGCCGGGGCCGGCGGCGGGTACGAGGCGGGCGGTGACACCGGTGCCGGGGCGGGCGGCGAGGCCGAGCGCACCGGTCCGGCGAAGCAGCTGGCGGTCAAGGAGGACGCCAAGCTGGGCAAGTTCGTCACCGACAGCAAGGGCTGGACGCTCTACCGGTTCGACGAGGACACCCCCAAGCCGGCCAAGTCCAACTGCAACGACGACTGCGCCACCAAGTGGCCCGCGGTGCCCGCGGACGACGCCGCGGCCACCACCGGTATCGAGGCCGGCAAGCTGGGCTCGGTCACCCGCGCCGACGGCACCAAGCAGCTGACCCTGGCGGGCTGGCCGGTCTACCGCTTCGCGGGCGACAACAAGCCCGGTGACACCAAGGGCCAGGGCGTGGGCGGCACCTGGAACGCGCTGGCGCCCGACGGAAAGCCGGCCGGCAAGACCGCGGCCGCGGACGACAGCCTCCAGCTGATGGTCAACAACAACGCCGAGCTGGGCAAGATCATCGTGGACGGCAAGGGCATGACCGTCTACCGGTTCAACAAGGACAGCGCCTGGCCGATGAAGACCGGCTGCCTCGGCGCCTGCCTGGACACCTGGAAGCCCGTCAAGGCCGTGGACACCACCAAGGTGGCCGGGCTCGACGCGGCGAAGGTCACCTCCTTCAAGCGCCCCGACGGCACCAAGCAGGCGGCGTTCGACTGCTGGCTGCTGTACACCTTCACCGGGGACAAGAAGCCCGGTGACATCAACGGCCAGGGCGTGAAGGGCACCTGGTTCGCGGTCACCGACAAGGGCAAGAAGGCGGGCCAGTAA
- a CDS encoding ABC transporter permease has product MQGALEPPAPAKAGPGIRASAVTARDLARATATRRRRSASLKLWAGAVCTLLVVVPVALAQVLPLPGAGDQDLSRRRLAPLTDGHLFGTDQLGRDVLSRVLHGGQVSLTVGVLAVVVSGLIGIVAGAAAGYYGRWVDAVVSRLLEAQMSLPLLMMLLLVVALFGPSVTVITCVIAIAQWPEVARLTRSLVLVEREKPYVAAAQVLGLPRIVILARHVIPNIVRQASLVVLLLLAQAVLLESALSYLGAGPQRPFATWGRIISDGQDYITTSWWLVTLPGLVIVLLVVGVNLLGDGLRDRTRRRTTEGSR; this is encoded by the coding sequence ATGCAAGGCGCCCTCGAACCCCCGGCCCCCGCCAAGGCCGGCCCCGGGATCCGCGCCAGCGCGGTCACCGCCAGGGATCTGGCCCGCGCCACCGCCACCCGGCGCCGCCGCAGCGCGAGCCTGAAGCTGTGGGCGGGCGCGGTGTGCACCCTGCTGGTGGTGGTGCCCGTGGCCCTCGCCCAGGTGCTGCCCCTGCCCGGCGCGGGCGACCAGGACCTCTCCCGGCGCCGGCTCGCCCCGCTGACCGACGGCCATCTCTTCGGCACCGACCAGCTCGGCCGCGATGTGCTCTCCCGGGTGCTGCACGGCGGCCAGGTGTCCCTGACGGTCGGGGTGCTCGCCGTCGTCGTCTCCGGCCTCATCGGCATCGTCGCGGGCGCCGCCGCCGGGTACTACGGCCGCTGGGTGGACGCCGTCGTCTCCCGGCTGCTGGAGGCCCAGATGTCGCTGCCGCTGCTGATGATGCTGCTGCTCGTGGTGGCCCTCTTCGGCCCGTCCGTCACCGTCATCACCTGCGTCATCGCCATCGCCCAGTGGCCCGAGGTGGCCCGGCTGACCCGGTCCCTGGTGCTGGTCGAGCGGGAGAAGCCGTATGTGGCCGCGGCCCAGGTGCTGGGGCTGCCCCGGATCGTCATCCTGGCCCGCCATGTCATCCCCAACATCGTCCGCCAGGCATCGCTCGTGGTCCTGCTGCTGCTCGCCCAGGCGGTGCTGCTGGAGAGCGCCCTCAGCTACCTCGGCGCCGGCCCCCAGCGGCCGTTCGCCACCTGGGGCCGGATCATCTCCGACGGCCAGGACTACATCACCACCTCCTGGTGGCTGGTGACCCTGCCCGGCCTCGTCATCGTGCTGCTGGTGGTCGGGGTCAACCTGCTGGGCGACGGACTGCGCGACCGCACCCGACGGCGTACGACGGAGGGCTCCCGATGA
- a CDS encoding aldo/keto reductase yields MNAHPHTHTTSQASPGGVALPGIPVPLSRLVLGTMTFGDTVDRAGAAAMLDIALDAGVTGVDTANAYAGLRAALEGSLRRLGTDHVDLGRGGRCPRTTGSSPEPVSPQP; encoded by the coding sequence GTGAACGCGCATCCACACACCCACACCACCAGCCAGGCGTCGCCCGGCGGGGTCGCCCTGCCGGGCATCCCGGTGCCGCTCTCGCGGCTGGTGCTCGGCACCATGACCTTCGGCGACACGGTGGACCGCGCGGGCGCCGCCGCGATGCTGGACATCGCGCTGGACGCCGGGGTGACGGGCGTGGACACCGCGAACGCCTACGCGGGCCTGCGCGCGGCCCTCGAGGGCAGCCTGCGCCGCCTGGGCACCGACCATGTCGACCTGGGCCGCGGGGGCCGATGCCCGCGTACAACCGGTAGTTCCCCCGAACCCGTATCGCCACAACCATGA
- a CDS encoding SDR family NAD(P)-dependent oxidoreductase, which produces MAEPRHAVVTGVSSGIGAAIAARLLDEGWRITGISRTAPAHPVTRLRWIPGDLSRPETLPEVLAPVSGVDAIVHAAGVQRSARLGELDPEDGSLMWRIHVQAAGVLVDTLVDRVADGGRVVLVGSRTMTGVPGKSQYAATKAALPALARSWAAELAPRAVTVNVVAPGPTDTPMLRDPGRSRTPPVMPPLGRLVRPAEVAGLTSFLLGPEGGAVTGQTLVMCAGASL; this is translated from the coding sequence ATGGCTGAGCCCCGCCACGCCGTGGTCACCGGTGTCAGCTCCGGTATCGGCGCCGCGATCGCCGCCCGCCTGCTGGACGAGGGGTGGCGGATCACCGGGATCAGCCGTACGGCCCCCGCGCATCCGGTGACGCGGCTGCGCTGGATCCCGGGCGATCTGTCCCGCCCGGAGACCCTCCCCGAGGTGCTCGCCCCGGTGTCCGGGGTGGACGCGATCGTGCACGCGGCGGGCGTTCAGCGCTCGGCGCGGCTGGGGGAGCTCGACCCCGAGGACGGGTCCCTCATGTGGCGGATCCATGTGCAGGCGGCGGGCGTCCTGGTGGACACGCTGGTGGACCGGGTCGCGGACGGCGGGCGGGTGGTGCTGGTGGGCAGCAGGACGATGACGGGTGTCCCCGGCAAGAGCCAGTACGCCGCCACCAAGGCGGCACTGCCCGCCCTGGCCCGGTCCTGGGCGGCCGAGCTGGCGCCGAGGGCGGTCACGGTCAACGTGGTGGCGCCGGGGCCGACGGACACCCCCATGCTGCGGGACCCCGGCCGGAGCCGCACCCCGCCGGTGATGCCACCGCTGGGGCGGCTGGTCCGTCCGGCGGAGGTGGCGGGGCTGACGTCGTTCCTGCTGGGCCCGGAGGGCGGCGCGGTCACCGGCCAGACGCTGGTGATGTGCGCGGGCGCCTCACTCTGA
- a CDS encoding sialidase family protein, with translation MTADDDTAIPLTDGRLRARPGDPGLQEAFLPAPAVQNHAANLTVLPAGDLGCVWFGGTQEGVPDISVWFSRLVPGADTWTEPVRLSDDDTRSEQNPLLFPTPAGELWLLYTAQRAGDQDTAEVRLRVSADAGATWGAPRTLFPATEAGGVFIRQPVAVLDSGRWLLPVFHCVATPGVRWVGDRDTSAVMISDDQGRTWRERPVPGSTGCVHMNVHQLPDTTLLALFRSRWADAVYRSHSTDGGETWSEPVRTELPNNNSSVQYVPLADGRLALVYNHSSRADATARRVSLYDEIDDEGRTGETPAPAATPDDSAPGAFWGAPRAPMTLALSSDHGLTWPVRRDLDTGDGHCLTNNSRDRLNRELSYPTIRQGADGTLHIAYTYHRQAIKYVRVAPDWAADG, from the coding sequence ATGACCGCCGACGATGACACCGCGATACCGCTGACGGACGGGCGGCTTCGGGCGCGCCCGGGGGACCCGGGGCTACAGGAGGCGTTCCTGCCCGCGCCCGCCGTGCAGAACCATGCCGCGAACCTCACCGTGCTGCCCGCAGGGGACCTCGGGTGTGTGTGGTTCGGGGGTACGCAGGAGGGCGTGCCGGACATCTCGGTGTGGTTCTCCCGGCTCGTCCCGGGGGCCGACACCTGGACCGAGCCGGTCCGGCTCTCGGACGACGACACCCGCTCGGAGCAGAACCCGCTGCTGTTCCCCACCCCCGCCGGGGAGCTGTGGTTGCTGTACACCGCCCAGCGTGCGGGCGATCAGGACACCGCCGAGGTCCGGCTGCGGGTGTCCGCCGACGCGGGCGCCACCTGGGGCGCGCCGCGTACGCTGTTCCCGGCCACCGAGGCGGGCGGGGTGTTCATCCGTCAGCCGGTGGCCGTTCTGGACTCGGGGCGGTGGCTGCTGCCGGTGTTCCACTGCGTGGCCACCCCGGGCGTCAGATGGGTCGGCGACCGCGACACCAGCGCGGTGATGATCAGCGACGACCAGGGGCGCACCTGGCGCGAGCGGCCGGTGCCGGGCTCGACCGGCTGTGTGCACATGAATGTGCACCAACTGCCGGACACCACCCTGCTGGCCCTCTTCCGCAGCCGCTGGGCGGACGCGGTGTACCGCTCGCACAGCACCGACGGCGGGGAGACCTGGAGCGAGCCGGTCCGCACCGAACTGCCCAACAACAACTCCTCCGTGCAGTACGTCCCGCTCGCCGACGGGCGGCTCGCGCTGGTCTACAACCACAGCAGCCGCGCGGACGCCACGGCCCGCCGGGTGTCCCTCTACGACGAGATCGACGACGAGGGGCGGACAGGAGAGACACCGGCCCCGGCCGCCACACCGGACGACTCGGCGCCCGGCGCCTTCTGGGGCGCGCCCCGCGCCCCGATGACCCTCGCGCTCTCCTCCGACCACGGCCTGACCTGGCCCGTACGGCGCGATCTGGACACCGGCGACGGCCACTGTCTGACCAACAACTCACGCGACCGGCTCAACCGCGAGCTGTCCTACCCCACCATCCGGCAGGGGGCCGACGGCACGCTGCACATCGCGTACACCTACCACCGCCAGGCCATCAAGTACGTCCGCGTCGCACCGGATTGGGCGGCCGATGGCTGA